The genomic interval TCACCAGCAGATACCGCTCCACGTCGGCCCTATCTTATGCTATCCAAACGCCGTTACCGTTCACGGCCCCTCCGGACAAATGTCCTCGAGGGCGGCGTGAAGAATGGAGGCGTGCCAACCGAGAAATCCCTGGCTGAGTTCTACCGCAAGGCCCAGCTCATCTGGGAACAGATCCCTCCACCTGCCCGCCTTCAACCCCGTGACGGCAGGATCCTCGCCAAACACCAAGACCTTTTGCTCTCCTGGGAGGACCGAATTGTTCAGGGATTCTACGACACCCTTTTCCAACACCCTCCCACCCAACGTATCTTCCATCCGGGCGAGCGCCCCATCCGCGAAGCCACCCTGCGCCGCTGGTGGCGGCGTACGGTGAGCGGCCCCTTCAACGGGGAGTATTTCGCCTGGCAGGCCTTGGTAGGGCTGGTGCACGTCAAACGGCAGGTGAGCAACGCCATGATGGCGGGAATGTGGGGCTGGATGGTGGAGCGAGTAAGCGAGGAAGCCAGGCAGGAGCTAGGGGAGCAAAGCCTCCCGCTTATCCAGGCCTTTAGCCGCCTGGCTGCCAGTGTAAGCGCCCTCATCGCGCAAAGCTACCTCGATGAACACTTGGCCGCCCTAGCCCGTCGCCTCGCCACCTCCCAGGAGAAGCTCGAAGAGGAGGCCCGCCGCGAAGCTGGGCACCACCTATCCCACATAAGCCCCTAAAATTCTGCTGTGTTCGACTTTCGCATCACCACCCAGGCAGGCCGAGCCCGCACCGGGCTCTTGCAGACCCCGCACGGTTTGGTGCACACCCCGCTCTTCATGCCGGTGGGTACGCTAGGCTCGGTCAAGGGCCTCAGCCCCCAGGAGATTCAGGAGATCGGTTCGCAGATCGTCCTGGCCAACACCTATCACCTGCTCTTGCGCCCCGGCCCCGAGCGAGTAAGAGCCCTGGGCGGGCTGCACCGCTTCGCCGCCTATAGCGGCCCCTGGCTCACCGACTCCGGCGGCTTCCAGGTGATGAGCCTAGGCCACCTGCGGCGCATCTCGGAGGAAGGGGTGGTCTTTCAAAGCCATATCAACGGCGACCTGATCGAGCTGTCGCCGGAAAAAAGCGTAGCCGTGCAGGAAGCGTTGGGGGCAGACGTCATCATGGCCTTTGACGAGTGCCCACCCTACCCGGCCCACCGGGAGTATATGAAGGAGTCCATCGAGCGAACCCTGCGCTGGCTCGAGCGCTGCCTGAAGGCCAAAACCCGCCCCGACCAAGCCCTCTTTGCCATCGCCCAGGGAGGGATAGACCTCGAGCTGCGCAGAATAAGCACGGAGGCCACAGTCGCCTACGACACCCCCGGATTCGCCATCGGTGGGCTCGCCGTAGGCGAGCCCAAGGAGGCCATGTACCCGGCGGTGGAGCTTTCGACCCGCATTCTGCCCGAAAGCAAGCCCCGCTACCTGATGGGGGTGGGCCACCCGGAGGATCTGGTCGCGTCGGTAGCGCTGGGGGTAGACATGTTCGACTGCGTATACCCCACCCGCACTGGACGCTTTGGCTACGCCTTGGTCGCGGAGGGCCGGATGAACCTCAAGCTCACCCGGCATCTCGACGATCCCAGGCCGATTGACCCAGAGTGCGACTGCTACGCCTGCCGTCACTTCAGCCGGGCCTATCTGGCGCACCTGATCCGGGCCGAGGAGATGCTGGGCCTGCGCATGGTGAGCCTGCACAACCTGCGCTATCTGCACCGGTTGATGGAGCAGGCCCGAAGCGCGATTGCCGAAAACCGCTACGGCGAGTTCGCCCGGGACTTTGCCCAGCAGCGTTTCGGCCAGGAGGTGCCGGGGTGGTTCGCTCGCGCCCTGCAAGAAGGCGGTCACTGGGAATAGAGGCCTGTCGAGCGTCTAAGCGGCAGCGATCACCGGGCCCGCCCCCGGACCCCGGCGAGCCCACGCTTCCCTGCTAGGAGAGGATGACCCCCCGCGCTTAGCGTTCATCGTACGCGGCACACCTACCCCAACGCCCTGAGCGTCGAGTCGCTGGGCACCTAGCCCTCCTTGTAGAAACGGCTTTTTTGGTAATAGTCCACGTACAAGATCTTGAAAAACGCCAGCATCGGCGTGCTGAACAAAGCCCCGATAAAACCGAAGAGCGAGCTGGTCACGAGGATCCCGATGATTCCCGTTACCGGGTGGATGCTCACCGCCCGGCGCATCACGAAGGGGCCGTAGACGTTGCCCTCGAGCTGGTTGGTCAGGTACAGCACCCCCACGGTCAGGGCCAGCTTTAGCCAGCCCAAGGGCAACGCCAGCAAAATGGCCGGGATCGCCGAGATGATGACCCCCACAAAGGGGATGAAGTTGAAGATAAAGGTCAGGAAGCCCAGGCTAGCCGCCTGAGGCACACCCACTATAGAGAGACCTAGCGCTACCAGGGTCCCTGATATGGTCGCGACCAGAATCTGGCCCCGCACGAACCCCCCAAAAGCCCGATCGGCTTTCTGCGAGACCTCGAGCGCCATGGGCTGGTAGGGCTCGGGGATGGCCCTGAGCAGGGTGTGGGCAATTTTGGGAAGGTCATAAAGCAAGTAGATCGAGATGGTGAGGGCGGTGAGAAGTTGAAAAATCCCCCCCACCAGGTCGCTGAAAAAACCGATCAGGTTACCCCCCTGGGCCAGCAGCGCCTGGAGCAGGCGCAGCAAGGACTGAGTAAACCCCTGGAGCAACGTTTGGAGGCTGCTGCTGGCCTGGGCTAGGGCATCCCGCAGCGGCTGGGGCAGTTCGATCTGCCCAAATCGCCCCGGCAGGGCCTGCGCCCAGTCCAGCAGGGGGGACAACAGGTGGGGGAGCCCGGTGAGAAAGCCCGCCAGCTGACCGGCCATGTTCGCCAGGAGCACCGAGGCCAAGGCCACGAAGAGCAAAAATCCTACAAACACCACCACCACCCCCAGCGCCCGGCTCAGCCGGCGCCGCTCAAACCAGCGCACGATGGGGCTGGTGATGTACGAAAAGACCACCGCGATCAAAACGGTGACGATGGCCGATCTCGCCATGGCGAAGGCCCAGTTCAGGTAGTGCAACGCCAGGGCAATCAGCAGCGCATAGACCGCGACCCGAAGCCAAAGATATTGCCACGCCTGACGAAAGGTTTCGCGCATGGCTATTACGTTACCCTAATATTTCGGCTTCGCCCGGCCTGCCCTCAGCGCTCAGGGCAGGTCGAACCTCTGCTTGGCTTGAGCCAGGAGAAGCTCTGGAGAGGCAATCCCTTGCCCGAAAAAACGGCTCTCGCCGGGAGTTCCCTCCCATAGCTCGAAGAGGAGCCGAGCTCCGGCGCGGCTCCCTCGCACCCCGTTGAGGGTTCCGGAGTTTCCCACTTGGCCGATAAACTGCCCTTTGGTGACCTTGCTGCCGACCTCGAGCCCCGGCGCGATGGCCGAGAGGTGGGCATACACCGTGGTCGAACCATCGGGATGGCGAATCCAGATCTCGCGGCCCCGCAGCCGGTCAAGCTGGGCCGGGGTAGCGCCTTTTTCGACCGCCTTGAGCAGGGCCTCAAACTCTGCCAGGGTGAGTTCGCGGTAATCGCGCTCGAGCTTCACCACCTCTCCTCCACCCGCCGCCACCACCCCGGTCCCGTACACCACCGGCACGCAAGAAGACCCATCGGTAAACACAAACCCTTGATTGACCCCTTGCCTATACTTGCGCGGCGCTCCAGGGAGGTTGGCCCGGTCTTTGGGCAAACACGCCCCGATCAAGGGTAACATCAAGCCTTCCGGTCCGCGTTGCAGCGAATCCCGGATCCTCGCGACCTCGGTGCGCAAAGCGGCCACCTGCTGCCGTTCAGCCCGCCAAGCCAAGGTCATCACCAGGGCGTAGAGGAGGACGAGCCCTAGCATGTACCATCCTGGCTTAGCCCTCATAGCCCTATTGTAGAGCCGAACCCGGGTTGTCCTCGCGCCCTACACAAAAAAATCCAGGCCAGAGCGGCCCGGCCTTTTTCCAGCTCGTTGGCTATACGAGCTGGAGCAGCTTGGCTTTGATCTGCTTAGCGGTGAGCCCCTCGAGTTGCATGCCCTTGGCCCGCTCGGCCAGCTCGTAAACCTTGTGCACGTAGCTGGTAGCGACCCGGAAAGTGATCTCCTGGCCCGCTACGGTGACGGTGACCTTTTGCAGGTTGGGGTACTGCCAGCGCTTGCTGATGCCGGTGGTCTTCTTACCCACACCGCCGTCGGCCTTGGCCTTACCCCGCCGGGTGACCGAGTTGACCACGGTCGGGCGCTTTCCGCTGATCTCGCAAATCCTGGACATCGCTTTTTCCTCCAAGCCGGGCCGGACCCTTGTGCCCGGCTCCGAAGCAACGGCGAAGATTATAGCATAGGCTTGCGCTTACTTGCTAGGTGGAGCTCGGGGCTTGCATCTTTCCCTGCTGCCCCTTTAGACTCGCCCCGTGCCCTTGATCCTCGTTCCCCTTTTACTTTGCCTCGACCAGGCAGTAAAAATCTGGGCCGTAGCCCATCTTGCTCCGGGCGTACCTCACCCCTTTATCCCTCTGCTCGACCTGACCCTCATCTACAACACCGGGGCGGCCTTTGGCCTCTTCCCGGGGGGAGCCCGCATCTTGGTGATCGTGAGCGTCGTGGTGGGGTTTGGAATTCTCTACTACCTCAGCCGCCATAAGCTGTCCCTGCTGCAGCAAGCAGCCTTTTCCCTGATCGCCGCCGGGGCCTTGGGCAACGCCATCGACCGCATTGGGCGGGGATCGGTGGTAGATTACCTCGATGCCACCGGAACTGGCTGGGGGCCTTTTGACAATTTCCCCATCTTCAACCTGGCCGATGCTTGCGTGGTGGTAGGGGTGATCTTGCTGCTGTTGCCGACCCGCCGGCGTTCCAAATGGTGAGCCTGCCCTCGGGATTTATAGCATCGAGCCGATGCGCTCGAGGGCCTTCTTGATATTTTCCTCGCTGGTAGCGTAAGAGAAGCGCACGTGGTGCGGCGCGGCGAAGTCGGTGCCGGGGACCACCGCCACCTTGGCCTCCTCGAGCATCCGCAGCGCGGCCTTATTCTCGTCGGGGTCGATGCGGCTCACGTCAGAGAGCACGTAGAAGGCCCCGTTGACCATGGGCGTGATCAGGCCAATGTCGTTGAGGCCCTTCACGATCAGGTCGCGGCGCTTGCGGTAAGCCTCGCGGGCCATGGCGATGAACTTGCCTGATTCCTCGACGTTGTTGAGGGCCTCGACCATGGCCCACTGGGCGATGGTGTCGGGGGAGGTGGTGGACTGGCTCGAGACGTCGATGATCCCCTTGATCACGTCCTTGGGCCCGCCCGCGTAGCCGATGCGCCAGCCGGTCATGGCGTAGGCCTTGGCCGCGCCGTTGACGGTGATGGTGCGCTCAGGGGCGACGTGGGCCGGGGAGAAGTGCTCGCCCTCGTAGATCAGGTGCTCGTAGATCTCGTCGGAGACCAGGTAGAAATCGTGCTTGTTGGCCAGCTCGGCGATGGCCCGGATCACCTCGGGCGGATACACCGCGCCGGTGGGGTTGCCCGGCGAATTGAGCACCAGGGCCTTGGTACGGGGCGTGACTTTGGCTTCGATCTCCTCAGGGTCGGGCACGAAGCCCGACTCGGGGCCGGTGAGCACCTCGACGGGGTGGCCCTGGGCGAAGCGCACCATCTCGGGGTAGGAAACCCAGTAGGGCCCGATGACGATCACCTCGTCGCCGGGGTCGAGGATGGCCTGGAAGAGGTTGAACAAGGCCTGCTTTCCTCCCACCGTGACCACGGTCTGCTCGGGGGGGATCTCCAGCCCGTTCTCGCGCTTGAACTTGGCGCTGATGGCCTCGCGCAGCTCGGGGATGCCGGCCGGGGGCGCGTACTTGGTCTTGCCGGCCTGCATGGCCCGCAAAGCCGCGTCCTTGATGTGCTGGGGGGTGTCAAAGTCCGGCTCACCGGCGGTCATGGCGATAAGGTCCACGCCCTGGCGGCGCAGTTCGAGGGCTTTGGCGTTCACCGCCACGGTGGCCGAGGGTTTCAGGGACCTGACGCGCTGGGACAAGCCTCGCATACCCGTAGATTCTCAAGGGTCTGCGGGGGAAGGTCAAGAGCCCACCGCCCCGTGGGGTACAGGGCCGTCCAGAAGACGGCGCGAGCTGCCCCTACTCCCAGGCGGGTGCGCATCCCCCCTCGAGCCAACACCCCGCGGTCGCAGTATAGCCACACTTCGCGGCCGCTGCGACCCCGATGGGCGATGCGGAAGTCAGCCGCCCCCCAACCGCCATGTGGCGGGATCTTAGCTCCACTCCAGCTCGAGGTGGGCCTGGTAGTATCCCACCTCGAGCCCTTTCACGTTCTTGATGAGCGGCCTGCGCCATTCCAGCGGCGTGCTGGGATCGAGTACCCCCAATAGCTCGAGCAGTTGCACCACCGCCGGTTCCCGCGCCACGACCGCGCCATCCTCGACCTTTAGGGCAATGCCCAGGGGCCCCCACCGCGTCTCGCGCAAGGCCATGCCGTAATAGCCATCGGCTCCTCGCTTGGCGGCTAGGCCCGGGACCCGCTGCATCAGCACGGTGTCGATGCTCTCTGGCCCGGCGATGAGCTCAGGGTGTAGGCGCATGGCCGAGTAGGCCGCCTCGAGGCCTTCCCGGTAGGGCTGGGGGGCCAACGCGGGCTCGGCCAATTGGGCGAACATCCATGCCGCGCGGTCAAGGGGGAGCACAAAAGTCGGAACGCTGCAACCGTCCACCCCGTAGGGGATCTCCGAGACGCCGGAAAGTTCGCGCACGGTTTGAAAGATAAGCCGCTGCACCGGGTGCTGCGGGAGTTCGTAGCCCTGCGGGTCGGCGCCCAGGGCCACGGCGGCCGCCAGCATCCCGGAGTGTTTACCCGAGCAGTTATTGTGCAGCACGCTGGGTTTTTGCCCGCGGGCCTCGAGTTCTCGCCGAGCCATGCGGGAGAAGGGAGGGTGCACCCCACAGGCCAGATAGCTGGGGTCGAGCCCGATCCGCTCGAGCATCCGCGCGGCAATCTCAGCATGGCGTGGGGTTCCGTCGTGGGAAGAGATGGCCAGGGCCAGCTCCTCCGATCCAAAGCCGAATCTTGGCATGGCCCCACTTTGGAAGAGGGCCTGGGCCTGGAAGGGCTTGGCCGAGGAACGCATGTGGGCCAGAAGCCGGGGGTCGCCGGCGGCGGCTAACAGCTTGCCCTCTCGGTTCACCACGGCCAGCGAAACCCGGTGGCGGTTTTCGATCACAGGGCCGCGATACGCATAGACGTAGGATTGCACCCGTTCAGTCTACAAAAAGCCCGGCTTTTTCGCCGGGCGTTGCCTGGACCGCAAGGCCGTCAGGCCGGACTCTTTACAAGGAGGTGGGTTCTCGCCCACCGCAACAAGGGTATGCTTCCATCATCAAGGCGATGTCAGGGAGCTGGGGTGCGCTTTGGCCAGCCAATCCGATCCGCGCAGGTAGGGAAAGCCGGAATCCGCTTCGGGTCTTGCAACGCGGCGCTTACCTCCTCGATCAGTTCGGCCACCCGGACTCCCTGGTAGATCGGGGGGATTGCCTCGAGGTGCCGCAGCGCTTTGGCAAAGTTCCGCCCACCTCCGCTCGGGCTGGATTTAGCCTTGTGCAAGGCCGCCGCCAGCAAAATCACTCCTTGGGTGAACTCCCGCTCCAGCCCCCTGAGGCGCATCCACAAGGGCTCGAGCGCTTCGTGCACCTCCCAAAACTCTCCGCGCCTCCACAGCTCGAGGGCGGTGGTAAACTCGGGGGTCTCGAGCACACCCATACCCCCAGCCTACCCAAAAGTGCGCCGACTCCCCCTGGCACGGGTCTGCGGTGCTAGAGTGAAGGCCGAGACTTGGAGGACGCCCTCATGGCCAAACCCATCGAAGTGAACGACAGCAACTTTGACCAGACCCTCAAGGAAAACAGCCTGGTGTTGGTGGATTTCTGGGCGGAGTGGTGTGGGCCCTGCCGCATGGTAGCCCCGGTCATCGAGGAGCTAGCCAGCGAGTACGCGGGCAAGGTCACGGTGGCTAAGCTGGACGTGGACGCCAACCCCAAGACCGCCATGAAGTACCGGGTGATGAGCATCCCCACCATCATCCTGTTCAAAAACGGCGAGCCCGCCGAGGTGCTGGTGGGGGCCCAACCCAAGCGCAACTTCGAGGCCCGGCTGCAAAAGCACGTGCCCGCGGCTGCGCAGAGCCAATAGCCCCTAGGGCCCTCGCTGGCTTCACGCGTACGCTACGCGCGGCGGATCGGGCAGCGCACCCCCAAAGACAGGGGGTGCCTTTCGGTTGGGGCACCCCGCGGGCTGCCGCCGTTTCCCAACCGGGCCAAGGGCCCAGATGGGCGAGGAGCGCTGTAAGCTATCCCTTGTGAAACCCATTGCCCTCGACGCTATGGGCGGCGACTACGCCCCCCGGGAAACCGTGGCCGGGGCGCTGTTGGCCGCCAAAGAAGGCATCCCGGTGGTCCTGGTCGGGCAGGCCCCAGCGCTCAAGGCCGAACTGCACAAGCAGGGTGGCGACCTCCCGCTGGTGGAAGCGCCCGAGTACATCACCATGCAAGACGCCGCTACCGATGTACGCAAGAAGCGAGGGGCCTCGATCAACGTATGCATGGAGCTGCTAAAGAAGGGGGAAGCCTCGGCTGTGGTCGCGATGGGCCATACTGGGGCCACCCTGGCCTCGGCCCTGTTCCACCTGGGGCGCATCCAGGGCGTCGAGCGCCCCACCTTGCTCATCGAGATGCCCAGCGAGAAAGGCCGGGTCTACCTTACCGATGGCGGGGCTAACGTGGACTGCAAGCCGCATTGGCTGGTGCAGTTCGCGGTGATGGCCACGGCCTACGCCGAGGCCCAGGGGGTAAACAACCCCCGCGTGGGCCTGCTCTCCATCGGCGAGGAAGAGGGCAAGGGCAACGCGCTCACCAACGAGACCTACCCGCGGCTCAAGGCCACGCCGGGAATCCGCTTTCACGGCAACGTGGAAGGCCGCGACATCTTCAAGGGGACCACCGACATCGTGGTGACCGACGGCTACACCGGGAACGTAGTCCTCAAGCTCTCCGAGGGAGAAGCCCGGACCCTCCTGAAATGGGTTCGCGAAGCCCTCTCGAGTTCACCTCTGGCCAAGCTGGGTGGGCTGTTGGCGCGGGGTTCACTGCAACGCCTGCGGGCCAAGATGGACCCCGCCGAATATGGGGCGATGCCCCTTTTGGGGGTGGAGGGTCCGGTCTTTATCGGGCATGGCTCGGCAGATGCTCGAGCGGTACACAACGCCATCCGTAAAGCCAAAAGCGCGGTCGAGGCCGGCCTGGTCGAGCGGGTGCGGGCGGGAATTGCTCGGCTTGCCCCGGCGGAGAGCTGAGGCAGCGTAGTAGCATGTTCTCGCGAGCGGAAGCGGGCTCGATCTGTTCGCTAGCCTAGTCGCCCCAACGGGTGGCGGGCTCGAGGGGCAACAACCCCTGCCGTTTTTGCGCAAGCCCTTAGGTGGTCGCATGGAACCTACCCTCCTGCAAGCCAACACCCTCCCCTGGCAGGTCCTCTTGGGCTTAGGGGTCGTCTCACTCGTGCTATGGCTGGGGCGCACCGGAGCCCGTCTTTTCAACCAGGTCGGACGCCTGACGCCCATGTCGGGAGATGACCGCTACTGGCGCCTCCTGGGATGGGTCTGGTGGGGGGTGGCCCTGGTGGGCGGGCTATCGCTGCTTGCCGAAATCTTCCGCCATCCCTTGGAACCCTTTCGCACCTGGGGCCACCAGCTCGCCCAGTGGCTGGGCTCGAGGGGGCTCGCCGGCCTCCTCATCCTGGCTTCGGCCTCCCTCGCGTACCGGATGATCCCCTTGCTGCTGGGCCGGATACCCGTGGCGACCTCCAGCGAGTTCACCCGGCAGCAGGTGCGAGGCCAAACCCTAAAAGCCGTGCTGGACTCGGGGCTTCGCGCGCTGGTGCTGGTGGTGGGGGGGCTATTCTTCCTCTCCAACTTGGGGCTCAATGTCACCGCGCTCTTAGCCGGGGTGGGGGTGGCGGGCCTGGCGGTGAGCTTCGCCGCGCAAAACCTCATCCGCGACCTGATCAACGGGTTTTTCATCCTGCTGGAAGACCAGTTCGGGGTGGGGGACGTGATCACCGTGGGGGCCCTCACCGGCACCGTGGAGCGCTTCAACCTGCGCATTACCGTGCTGCGCGACGTAGAAGGCCGGGTACACTTCCTGCCCAACTCGGGCATCACGGTGGTTTCGGTGTTGAGCCGGGACTGGGCGCGGGCGGTGGTAGACGTGCCGGTTTCCTGGAAGGAGGACCTCGAGCGAGCCTTGGAGGCCTTTCGCGACGAAGCCGAACGGTTTTACCAAGACCCCCAGTGGAGACCCAAATTTTCTGCCCCGCCGGACGTGCAAGGGGTGCAACAGCTGGCCAACGAGGCCATCGTCCTGCGGGTGTTGTTCACCACCAAGCCCAAGGAGCAGTGGGAAGTGGGGCGGGAATTTCGCCGCCGCATCGCCGAACGCTTTGGACGCGAGGCCATCAAGACCCCAGCCACCCAGTAGGAATTTTGATAATAGTGTAAAACTGGCCCAATATTTATGTATTGACAGAAATGGAGTTTATGTCTTATACATATTACATGCTCACACCACGTAAGGGGCGTAACAACGCGGCGGTCCGCACGCTCGTGGTCGACCTCGTAACCGGTGCCATCCTGGGGGCGGTGCTGGCCCTGTCGCTGTGGTTGGCCTCCACCTGAACCCTCCCGTCTAAAAACCCCCCCATACCACAAAAAGACTCCAACCTCGAGGCCAGACTGGGGGTATGTCCACCTGGCCGCGCTGGATCGCTTTGCTGCTCATTCTCGGCCTGAGCCAAGCCCAGAGCCTCTACCTCCTTAGCCCCCAAGGCCCCCTGCGGGGTGGGGTCAACGAAGCGCTCGGGGTAGGCTATTTTCTGGGGATTCCCTACGCTCGAGCCGAGCGCTGGAAAGCCCCGGTGCCCGCTTCGGGTTGGAGCGCGGTGCGGGAAGCCAGGCACTTCGGTGACGCCTGCCCCCAACGGGGGGTCGTGACCACCCGCCTAGGGGGCTACCTCCCGCCGCAGAGCGAGGACTGCCTGAACCTCAATGTCTGGCTGCCCCTAGCCTCCCCGCCCGCGGAGGGCTGGCCGGTGATGGTCTGGATCCACGGGGGCAGCTTCACCGGAGGAGGGAGCGGGGAGCCTGTCTACGACGGAAGCCAACTGGCCGCAGGGGGGGCGGTGGTGGTCTCGCTCAACTACCGGCTGGGCCCCT from Meiothermus sp. Pnk-1 carries:
- a CDS encoding protoglobin domain-containing protein translates to MPTEKSLAEFYRKAQLIWEQIPPPARLQPRDGRILAKHQDLLLSWEDRIVQGFYDTLFQHPPTQRIFHPGERPIREATLRRWWRRTVSGPFNGEYFAWQALVGLVHVKRQVSNAMMAGMWGWMVERVSEEARQELGEQSLPLIQAFSRLAASVSALIAQSYLDEHLAALARRLATSQEKLEEEARREAGHHLSHISP
- the tgt gene encoding tRNA guanosine(34) transglycosylase Tgt, coding for MFDFRITTQAGRARTGLLQTPHGLVHTPLFMPVGTLGSVKGLSPQEIQEIGSQIVLANTYHLLLRPGPERVRALGGLHRFAAYSGPWLTDSGGFQVMSLGHLRRISEEGVVFQSHINGDLIELSPEKSVAVQEALGADVIMAFDECPPYPAHREYMKESIERTLRWLERCLKAKTRPDQALFAIAQGGIDLELRRISTEATVAYDTPGFAIGGLAVGEPKEAMYPAVELSTRILPESKPRYLMGVGHPEDLVASVALGVDMFDCVYPTRTGRFGYALVAEGRMNLKLTRHLDDPRPIDPECDCYACRHFSRAYLAHLIRAEEMLGLRMVSLHNLRYLHRLMEQARSAIAENRYGEFARDFAQQRFGQEVPGWFARALQEGGHWE
- a CDS encoding AI-2E family transporter, with amino-acid sequence MRETFRQAWQYLWLRVAVYALLIALALHYLNWAFAMARSAIVTVLIAVVFSYITSPIVRWFERRRLSRALGVVVVFVGFLLFVALASVLLANMAGQLAGFLTGLPHLLSPLLDWAQALPGRFGQIELPQPLRDALAQASSSLQTLLQGFTQSLLRLLQALLAQGGNLIGFFSDLVGGIFQLLTALTISIYLLYDLPKIAHTLLRAIPEPYQPMALEVSQKADRAFGGFVRGQILVATISGTLVALGLSIVGVPQAASLGFLTFIFNFIPFVGVIISAIPAILLALPLGWLKLALTVGVLYLTNQLEGNVYGPFVMRRAVSIHPVTGIIGILVTSSLFGFIGALFSTPMLAFFKILYVDYYQKSRFYKEG
- a CDS encoding M23 family metallopeptidase — protein: MRAKPGWYMLGLVLLYALVMTLAWRAERQQVAALRTEVARIRDSLQRGPEGLMLPLIGACLPKDRANLPGAPRKYRQGVNQGFVFTDGSSCVPVVYGTGVVAAGGGEVVKLERDYRELTLAEFEALLKAVEKGATPAQLDRLRGREIWIRHPDGSTTVYAHLSAIAPGLEVGSKVTKGQFIGQVGNSGTLNGVRGSRAGARLLFELWEGTPGESRFFGQGIASPELLLAQAKQRFDLP
- the rpmB gene encoding 50S ribosomal protein L28; translated protein: MSRICEISGKRPTVVNSVTRRGKAKADGGVGKKTTGISKRWQYPNLQKVTVTVAGQEITFRVATSYVHKVYELAERAKGMQLEGLTAKQIKAKLLQLV
- the lspA gene encoding signal peptidase II, giving the protein MPLILVPLLLCLDQAVKIWAVAHLAPGVPHPFIPLLDLTLIYNTGAAFGLFPGGARILVIVSVVVGFGILYYLSRHKLSLLQQAAFSLIAAGALGNAIDRIGRGSVVDYLDATGTGWGPFDNFPIFNLADACVVVGVILLLLPTRRRSKW
- a CDS encoding pyridoxal phosphate-dependent aminotransferase, which translates into the protein MRGLSQRVRSLKPSATVAVNAKALELRRQGVDLIAMTAGEPDFDTPQHIKDAALRAMQAGKTKYAPPAGIPELREAISAKFKRENGLEIPPEQTVVTVGGKQALFNLFQAILDPGDEVIVIGPYWVSYPEMVRFAQGHPVEVLTGPESGFVPDPEEIEAKVTPRTKALVLNSPGNPTGAVYPPEVIRAIAELANKHDFYLVSDEIYEHLIYEGEHFSPAHVAPERTITVNGAAKAYAMTGWRIGYAGGPKDVIKGIIDVSSQSTTSPDTIAQWAMVEALNNVEESGKFIAMAREAYRKRRDLIVKGLNDIGLITPMVNGAFYVLSDVSRIDPDENKAALRMLEEAKVAVVPGTDFAAPHHVRFSYATSEENIKKALERIGSML
- a CDS encoding asparaginase, producing MQSYVYAYRGPVIENRHRVSLAVVNREGKLLAAAGDPRLLAHMRSSAKPFQAQALFQSGAMPRFGFGSEELALAISSHDGTPRHAEIAARMLERIGLDPSYLACGVHPPFSRMARRELEARGQKPSVLHNNCSGKHSGMLAAAVALGADPQGYELPQHPVQRLIFQTVRELSGVSEIPYGVDGCSVPTFVLPLDRAAWMFAQLAEPALAPQPYREGLEAAYSAMRLHPELIAGPESIDTVLMQRVPGLAAKRGADGYYGMALRETRWGPLGIALKVEDGAVVAREPAVVQLLELLGVLDPSTPLEWRRPLIKNVKGLEVGYYQAHLELEWS
- a CDS encoding DUF309 domain-containing protein, with the translated sequence MGVLETPEFTTALELWRRGEFWEVHEALEPLWMRLRGLEREFTQGVILLAAALHKAKSSPSGGGRNFAKALRHLEAIPPIYQGVRVAELIEEVSAALQDPKRIPAFPTCADRIGWPKRTPAP
- the trxA gene encoding thioredoxin yields the protein MAKPIEVNDSNFDQTLKENSLVLVDFWAEWCGPCRMVAPVIEELASEYAGKVTVAKLDVDANPKTAMKYRVMSIPTIILFKNGEPAEVLVGAQPKRNFEARLQKHVPAAAQSQ
- the plsX gene encoding phosphate acyltransferase PlsX, producing the protein MKPIALDAMGGDYAPRETVAGALLAAKEGIPVVLVGQAPALKAELHKQGGDLPLVEAPEYITMQDAATDVRKKRGASINVCMELLKKGEASAVVAMGHTGATLASALFHLGRIQGVERPTLLIEMPSEKGRVYLTDGGANVDCKPHWLVQFAVMATAYAEAQGVNNPRVGLLSIGEEEGKGNALTNETYPRLKATPGIRFHGNVEGRDIFKGTTDIVVTDGYTGNVVLKLSEGEARTLLKWVREALSSSPLAKLGGLLARGSLQRLRAKMDPAEYGAMPLLGVEGPVFIGHGSADARAVHNAIRKAKSAVEAGLVERVRAGIARLAPAES
- a CDS encoding mechanosensitive ion channel family protein, with the protein product MEPTLLQANTLPWQVLLGLGVVSLVLWLGRTGARLFNQVGRLTPMSGDDRYWRLLGWVWWGVALVGGLSLLAEIFRHPLEPFRTWGHQLAQWLGSRGLAGLLILASASLAYRMIPLLLGRIPVATSSEFTRQQVRGQTLKAVLDSGLRALVLVVGGLFFLSNLGLNVTALLAGVGVAGLAVSFAAQNLIRDLINGFFILLEDQFGVGDVITVGALTGTVERFNLRITVLRDVEGRVHFLPNSGITVVSVLSRDWARAVVDVPVSWKEDLERALEAFRDEAERFYQDPQWRPKFSAPPDVQGVQQLANEAIVLRVLFTTKPKEQWEVGREFRRRIAERFGREAIKTPATQ